GAGAGAAGGATAATTGATGTGAAATGGAAGAGGGGGGCAGTTCCAGAGGAGGGAAGGCGTTGTTGTTGATCCCAGGAGGAGGTAAACACTGCACATCTGGCCGCTGAGGCAGCTGACAGGAGCTTGGGGTGTCTCTTGAGCACACCATGGAGAGACGAGTGCATTTTTGGACATTAAATGCAGGATTGTGTTGTGAAAGCCAAGTATGTTGATTGTAAGAAAATAGCAATCAGATCATGTCAATGATAATGCAGCTCTGTGAAGGGCCCAGCTTTCACACAGAGTTTTGCCCCAAGCCACAGGCATATTCACATGAACCTTGCATCCAAAATATTGCTTTTATGTCACATTAGGAGCAAATCCTCCTTTTGAAAATTCTGTATATAGTTTAAatgattttaatttgttttgttgttgtaaaatgtCCCATGAGGATAACAAAACCACTCAAGACAAGTAATTTTATTGAAGCAAGTCATGTCCCACGCACAAAAACAGAGAAACCCTTCTTATTGTATCAGTTTTTCCGGTGAGAAGGACCTGCCTGTATGAGTTTTagtgtgtgcagatgaagaGCTGGAGTCCTGTACGTGGCAAGGGGATTACACAATCAGTGCAGTGGTATGGATGGGCGGATGAGACTGTCTCTTTCGCCCAGATCAGCTGGTACAATGGCTGTTTGTTCAAACAGAACAAGCCACTGTTACAGTACTACTTGAACATTGTTACTATTCAGTCCCCAGAGCCTAAACATACAAGTGATGGACGGGCAAAGTGTGCCGGCTTTGCATTCCGAAGTCTTCAGTTGCATGTTAAACATAGTtcacatatgtacacacacgcTTCTCAGCCAGCGACTCTGCGTCTGTGTAGAGAGGCCTGcaggacccccccccccacacacacacacacacacacacacacacacacacacacacactcactgtagAGACACATCAACAGGCCgacgagctgcaggtttgataagCCCACATTCGTACCATTCATGGCCCCCGTCTTCACACAGATCTTAAACAGATCACTGTGTGAAGTCCCCTCCTGCTTCTAGCACTCCACCATCATCCTGGTCTCCAAATAAATCCACCATCACAGGATTGAATGACTGCCACACCCTGCCATCTGTGGTCAGGAAATCCTTCGAGAGGTTGGTGTTGAGCCATCTGAAGGACATCACAGGTCCCCAATTTACATCTGGACAATCACTTCAGTGGATGATGCAGTAAACATGGGACTGCACTACATCCTGTAACACTCTGACTCCCCAGGAGCATACGCAAGGATCCCGCTTGTGGATTTCAGCTCAGCGTTCTTCTTCCTCAGCTCCAAACTCACCCCACCTTGTCTGATGACAAACTTCCTGACAAACAGGAGGCAGCAGGTGAGGCTGGCAAAAAATCTTACCCAGCACCATCTCACCCAGACCATCAGTACTGGCACCCCACAGGGATTTATACTTTCCCCACTGATCTTCTTCTTCTACAATAACGACACCGAGACACGGCTGGTAAACTCCTGGAATAAAAGGCACAACAGTCATCGGCCTCATCTGAGAGGGTGACGAGTCTGCATACAGATGTGAGGTTGAACAGCTGGTCCTCAGGTGCGGTCAGAACAACCTGGAGCTGAACGTTCTCACAACTGTGgagctcaatggtgttttaagcccccaacgtctccttccagtcAGTGCTGCAACCGTTGACTTCagggcacctaaccctaaccttaaccataaccataaccattgcctaatcctagtgccttccaggagacattgggggcttaaaacactgataaacggAGATGACAGTGGACTTCATAAGGAAACCCccatcactggtctccatcACCATGCTCAACAACACAGTCATTCTGGTTTTTGGATGTCCAACATTCAGGTAaggtttttaaactgcatgtaaatgCACTGTTTGGTTTGAATTGGCCACCAAACAGGACAGGAACAGTCAGACTGCATCAGACAGTCAGGAGTGCAGAGAAAATCATTGGTGCCAACATGCCCTCCATCCAGGACTTATGCTCCTCCAGAGTCAGGAAACCGACAAGACGCATTACTACAGACCCATCACACCCTGGACACAACCGGTTTCTGCTTCTCCTCTCGTAGTCGCTACAGAACTTCACACCAGTCCACAGTGTCAGGATCAATCCCTGTTTAATTCTGCCGGGCATCCACCTTtcattaaattatatattttatagtttttaacacagcatttaaacatgtaaatataCTGTCATATCCATCTACCTCAGCAACCTATtctattaatatgtatttatttattccagCACCATTTGCACTTTTGCATCCCCCTATTGTCTTACTGTACAATCCTCATAGAGCTGTTCCTTTACTTACTTGTGTGTATGTACGAAGTGTATGGTGActcattaagtgtgtgtgtgtgtgtgtgtgtgtgtgtgtgtgtgtttacatcagGAAGGTGATATGCCAGAGGAGGTGAACATTGATGACTTGCTTGACCTGCCTAATGATGAGGAGAGAGTCAAAAAGTTACAGGTAACATGAGCAGCATGTATATCATACTGTATAAGAGGGTTATGGAGAGGATTTTCTAAATGATACAGCAACAGCACTGTTAATCGTTTCATTTCACCTCACAATGAGAGAGTTTCTGCACAAGACGCACAGATTTTGTTGAGAGAGTCACTCAAATAGGCATGTTTGCAAGAGTTAATATCGTTGTACAGTACTTATTACTGAATgagatttttttaagtgaaacATTCCAGTGTTTATGGTtgaatatcaaaaatataaatatatttacgTGGCTGGTTTGTAACAAAGTAATGTCGCTTTTCTTAACAGGAGCTTCTTCAAAAGTGCAGTAGCAGCACAGAGGTATGTTTGAACTTGGAAGTTGATGAGTCATGATGATGCACAcattacatatacatacatacatacacgcatacacacacactggccacATGCACCTAAACTGAAGGTGCAGTTTCGGACGCCTCATCCTATGGTCACTCCACATGCCTCAACAATGGCTTTCTGTGCCCTCttgcctttttcttttcattttaagCCTGAAACAATGAGTCTTTCTGGACTAGAGCGTTGGTCTCCGCCTCGCTGTGGCCTGATCAAAGATGCAAACACAGGCAAAAGAGCAGGGAGGGTCAGTGGAGctgctgctttttcttttctagTTTATTGGAGTCTGATGTGGAGCATCATTAAAAGACAGGTTTGTGTATTttgaaaacaacacagaaacagTTTCTGCGtgctgtaatcattcctcctgttTAAACTAAGATCCCTTTCTAAAAGTTTCCGTGCTGAGCTGATGTGGACGGACCGTAACACAAAATATGAATTTCACACTAAAACCAGTGTAACATTCGAAGGTTGATTTGCCTATCTCAAACTGCTGAAGccttatttttctctttcactGGAAAGTGGCATCTCCTAATAGCTAGTCTGAAAAGGAGGAATAACAGGAAGCAAACGGTTTCTCATAAACAAACAGCTGCTTTCAACTAAGTAGGTTTCCAGGAAATATGCCACATCATGTGAACCACGTTTGTACATAAATGCATGAACAgactcaaacaaaacagaggcCAGCAGGGGCAACTTCCATTGCTTGTGTGAGATTTTGACAAAGCACAGTTCCCCTTCCCTGAGATCTTTATTAATTGTAAAGAGTAGAATCAACTACTGCTGATGTCTGATGATTATAGAAAGAATAAACAGGTTTTGTTTGTCAGTATTTATTAAGTTGGGACCTATTTTGACAGTGTTGAAACACATTTACGCCACAACACAAAAAAGCAGCAACCCTCCCCACTCAGTGGCCTTCCGCTCATCTGTTCTCCAAGGCCTTTTTCCATCTatggacatactgtatgaaCACTCAACAAAAAAGGGTGGGAAATGACCaaacactacatttatttgccACTATTTCACTCCCGATTGCTGCTTGTTTAGTGTTCTGATAAGGGCCgttgttttagtcatttaaTATTGGTCTTGGAAAAAAATGGTAGAATGCTTATCCAGCTAATAAGGCCTGTACTGCAATAGTGATTTCATTAATGCTGTCTTTCCGTCAGTGGCCAGTAATTGAgatgtttaaatatataaagtatCTCGCTGTTGCACCGCAACTGGGATCCTTTGCCTTAAAATGACCACATCCCTCCTCTGCAACAGTAAGCTTTTTTTACCAAAGCTCTTCATTTCTTTCTTAAAATGTCCTCTTTGTGCTTAGTGGCCTAtctattgtccatattatttgAAAATGATGATGATCTTTTGAAACATGCTCCCATCTTACACACACCTCCTATTGTTTAGGCTATCTTCAAAAATGTTTATAAATGTTCCAGTTATATATTTCAGTTTACATTAAGGTAATGTAAACCGTCTTAGTTGAAATCAACAATGTTTCAATTGAAGCTAGTGCTGAAGAGAGGAATTTGCAGATGTGTTTAGCTGTGATAATGTAGCAGAGGACCAAGCACAGATGTATCTAGTGctgctgcctgcctgtctgtgtgtggcttTTAGCGTTGGTCTTTTGATTAGATTTGCTGACaataaatatagaatagaatattGCCAGATTTAATGTGTACATGCTTGATGTCAAATTCAACACGAATATTAGATAAGCTAATGGAAATGATAAATCACATTAAAATATTTAGATGGGTGACAAGGAAATACTTACTAACCATTggtgattttagaccctttttggGGGGACTCAAGCCCATAAACTTCATCTCAGCCCctctaaaaattataataataaaaaaaagtgcttcAAGCAAAGtgcttgaaacaggtttaatatcctgtgtgtctgACACCGATGCTATGCTACCCCTAACCCAGttaaggaaagggttaacaggaacgtagtgttggccaatcagaatgatgcctttggctgagtctctatctgatctgtcagagggagatcAGGAgacggttgtgaagtttaacgttggtgGTCTCAGAGAAGAGGTTGGTcatttcatggcgcagattagaacccaaattgaaacgtaagcaactCAAATTGCTGAACATTAGAACATTGAGTCAAACTGGTCGTTATcactgtgacttataaagtgtcaggtttcgttccatcatagtgtcaaaaaacgttagctgacgttctTATAATTATGAGATTATGAGATTATGATCCTAGAACTgcctgatcctagaatcgcccctgttACTAACACTGTCAAATAACAGATTGTGGTTGTACTGACACATGTAAAAGACCTGTTGTAACACTTACTGAACTCTATTTAAGCTGtgctcccccctcccccctcccccctttagAGCTTCATCAGAGAGCTGCTGGTGAAGCTGGAGGGCGTTCACAAGCAGGACGAGCTGCAGAGCGAAGGCATCGAGCATCCGGTGATCGTCCACAGCCACTACCGCCATGAGCCCTACCACTTTAACAACCCCCGGCAACAGCAGCCCTCCCACCACACCCGAGGCCAGAACCAGAACCTCTGACGACCCCCCCTCAGTCCCCCCTCAACCAAGACACGCAGCATACACTGTCAGTTCTATTGGactatggaagaaaaaaaatccaccttAAAACATACTAATTAAAACCCTATATCTTGTGTTGCCTGGTAACATCACAGTGAAGGAAGTCACTGGTCCTGGCCAAGGTACAGTCGGGCACATAGTCGGCCATAAAAACACAACCACaactattttttatattttccaaaatgtcaaactattcctttaaccaCTTATTAAAGCAACAGCTATTTGTGACATATCTCGTGGGCGGATAATTGGCCAAGGATAGGAAGACATGGAATAGGAATACATTTACAATCTAGGAGCACTATCGCGATGCCATTTAGCACACATAGTCAGTGATCATACAGGAAGAAATACATTGTAGAAATAATCATACTTCCACTCACAGTATTCCCAAAAGAACTTTTATTTGCAGCACCAAAACCTGTGACTCTCATTTTTACTAGACTGGAAAAAGCTGTctactgtttttattattatgactGTCTCCATGTACACATAGTTGGATGCAACAGTTTCAAATGTCTGATGAAAGTCACTGAAGGAAAGCAGGATcaccaaaaaaattaaatatatacctctcttcattttaaaatgacatcAGCCACTGATCCTTGATCATTCACGTTGCAAGCATCCCAGTCTGTGCTGTGACACAGTTACATTATGCTCCGTCTTCCACTCAACACAGTCAGCTGCACCACGTTTTAGATAACACTGCCAGATTACATGCGTATGACTTATTTAACATCTGTTAGATTATAAAAGTTATTTATGATTACAGGATGTGGAGATAGATCCAGCATACCAGTATGGTGTAACAATGGGAATGATCCTGTTGCATTGCTTACACACTGTagcttttttaattgttttatgcCTTCTGTTTTTCAGATGTATTGTTACTACATTTTCAGTTTGGTCGGTATTCTTTCACTAAATTTTGATTCTGCAAAAGAGAGCTAGTCCTCTGCAGGAATTGCTAATAAAAATTATTGCTTTCACTGTTGCTGTATGTTTAATGTGTTCATGTTCATGTGTTCTTCAGATCAGGAGCCACTGGCAATATGTGGGTTACGTGATCAGTTTGAAAAGGACATTGAAAcaccagtttattaggtacacatACGTGTTAGGTATGACAGAGCTCTTCAACTGGGGGTTTCTCTGAGTGATTGCAGTTATTGTGCAAAGGGTGTCTTACCATGATTACAACAATTTAGCAAATATAACCTATTTGTGAGAACAAACATGAATGAGTAAGGTAGTCATTAAGGTAGTCATCCAGATACAATGAATCCTAAGGATgttgtatgttttaacattaaaacatgatttataaaatcatgccaacaattatttcaATAGCCTATTTCAATAGGTGTGTATAAAGGTTTTAGGCCAATCACACGTTAttataggcccagtttaatatgcaactacattttatacaatatgtacTAGGGGGTCCCGCTCcatctctttcagctaaggggtctttggcttaaagctatattgcgtagtttctgtcgcccccatgaggtattctaagtaatgacaacattgcCGGTGCGCCCCCttaccccccctcctccacacagttgctagtagtgCTGAGAGACCACTGCAGtgcaacttaagaaaacacTCGCAAATAGATCACAACCACCTCTGTGTATTTATATCCTTACATATTTTTTATGTGCAATAAAGTCATTTATTTTCAGTCAGTTGATTTCTCTTTTGGTACATATGTTTGAAGTCATTAGGTACAATAATCAAATCATAGGAAAACTATAATGGTATTTTTGTTTGTCAGAATGTAAATTATTCAAGAAAAGGCCATACTCAATGTCATCTTATACTTCTTGCATGCAAAATAACCTATACACAAATGTGATATCAGAAgatgtctcttaacattaacgACCATGGATTAGAAGAGAGGTGACTTGTGTCAAATGTACGCTATCAAATGTGCTGAACCACAAAACAATTCGCTGGTATTTAACAAGGCATGTGGCAAATCTGCAAAATCAGGAGTAGTCAGTTGACAAAAACATTCCCAATGGTTCATATTTATTGCATTCattaaatataattattttgcaGTTCTTTAAACTGTATTCTTAAAAATATGCAATGACTATCTTGCATCAGTTGTAACAATAGAAGACCCTATACAGGAAAGAAGTTGAACCTATAACTAAGTAAGAGTGATTCAGTGATCCATATATAGTGCTAATGAAAAATGGGTCTGTCTACATCAGAAAAGCTGAACTGTATTTTGATGGTAGTATCATCTTAAGTCTTTTGAGAACAGAGGATGATgtctagagcccgaccgataaaggatttttaaggccgatatcgatacaaatatttggtgattttaaaatccgatattccgatatatcggccgatatatatatttaaaaaaatccagaaacgcTCAACAAAACCTAatcagatttccctaacattagttatttttagttatttaggagtcctcactaaaataatataataatgcagtttaaaaataaacttgatttattgtcacaacagaacagaggaacatcaaaatatattaaagttctgataaattaaatgtataaaaatacaaacttaagatacaaaacttaaagtccttttttttaagataatgttttggcattttcagcctttattttgataagacagcagaagacatgaaaggggagagagaggggggaatgacatgcagcaaagggctgcaggttggagtcgaacctgggcccgctgcgtctaggagtgaacctctatatgtgggcccccactctaccaactgagctatccgtatcctaaacttaaagtccttttgaacaaaaacacaataacaaaatcaAACAAATCAAAGAGTATTGCCAACAGGgaggttgtagagcgccctctggtggacagactATGCTACGgcaacactcagaacatggtcaaagggtgtttcgtccatttttatttaatttttttaatattcatttatcggccattataaatgccgataccgatagtttggaaaatgcctaatattggCCGATAATATCGGCCCGCCGATACATCGGTCTGGCTCTAATGACGTCCATGTTGTCTTCCTTCTCCACACCCAGAAGGATGGCGCCAAACACGCTGCAATCTTCGGGTTGTCCTTATGTGGTC
This genomic interval from Perca flavescens isolate YP-PL-M2 chromosome 13, PFLA_1.0, whole genome shotgun sequence contains the following:
- the ppp1r14aa gene encoding protein phosphatase 1, regulatory (inhibitor) subunit 14Aa, encoding MAADLTAATLEESEEVYSSDFGLLQDHVGTIPKRHARVTVKYNRKELQRRLDVEKWIDECLDRLYSGQEGDMPEEVNIDDLLDLPNDEERVKKLQELLQKCSSSTESFIRELLVKLEGVHKQDELQSEGIEHPVIVHSHYRHEPYHFNNPRQQQPSHHTRGQNQNL